aattgttatttgttgttttgacATTCTATTAGAGGTGATACCCTCCACACCCTAAACAAGTTCatgagttttgtttataaagtaaaaaacataaaatattagttttttattgtttttaatgttactgccttgtaattgcaaatatttcaattaaatttttatgttttatttttttacagcaattaatttaaaatataacaattaataattaaattttaatgggATTTTTATAAAGCTAATAAGGCAGAGAAATAACAAGAAAAGTTTggcaaatttaaaagaaaaaaagcttaattataatttttctttttctttgtattttcagTCAAGCAGTACTTATCTACAAACTTGCTCTAGTCCTTTGCCGGACTATATAACGCAAACCATAGAAACCGATAAATCTACTGATATAAAATCTTCAAAATCCCCtaaaggaaaatatataaaaacggtaaaaaattataaatttatctcTTTCTCTCCCTCTCTTTTTCTTAAGTTAATTTAACAGTTCTCTTTGTAAATTGATTTTCTCTTAGCCTGCCATgcttaaagctttaaataataaagactTGATCGTATATCTGCTCGatgtctatagaaaaaatgaaaaactttggaATCCCAAACATAAGGACTATAAATATAATGCTCATCGCAATGTGTATAGTGAACTCTCACAGCCTTTATTGCGTGAAATGAAATACTCATTAACGGGAGAGGAAATTTTTGGTATAATTTATGAATTAAGAGGACGTTATCGTCGGGAATTACATAAATTCGAAGCACGTAAGGGTAAACATAAAACACGTTTATGGTATTTTGATAAAATGGACTTTCTAAGGCAAACTATAGAAGAAAAGAGAAAGGAACGTAATAAAAATAAGGACAATGAGGTAGAAAACAGTAAAGAGCTTACAAATCGTCAAATTTTAAGTTCCTTATTAAATCTATATAGACAATATGAATCGTTATGGAATCCTCATGATATGGAGTATGATATatgtaataaaacaaagttatttGAGGAAATTTCTGAACAATTAAAAgagaatattaaagttattatgACACCAGAAGAGTgtaaaaatgaaatacaaaaattatgcaTAAGATATCGTAAGGAATTGAGATTATTATATAAACTAAAGGGTTTGTATTTGCCTAAGCTGTGGTGTTTTGATGAAATGGACTTTCTGAGAAACGAAATGgaggaaaaaataataaaaaatttgagaaaGGTAAGGATTTTTCATTTGGATCTTAAAAAGTCACTTTTCTTATAGATAAATgtctaagggcgagtttttctgataaagataatcttcattctttggttaaatcgggtttaatatatgtttcgtgtttttcaggaAACGGTAacgttatttattatattactaccctaaaacaatgatttcggaagaacaaaaacttattattttaagtaaattgccattttctgatttgttttgttttgctttatttattattgttttaaatgtttatttaagatttttccaaaactttccattttacaaaagtattgtttgcaaaaaacagctgttcattgtttatgtttttgagtgaaaagttggcaatactaataaagttaactgaacttaaatctcaAAAGACTCCTTTCTGATAATAAACCCAATATAGAGAAGAcacatttgtaataaaaaccgTTGTGCTTTTCTATTAGAAAACAAACTTAATGAAtccttaaaatttacttttttctaattttcaggTTACCCATCCTTCTGCTAATTCGCTCAGCCAACGACACGCATTCCTCAAAGTCTCCGAAATAAACTTTGATAATTTggaacaacaactacaattcaTTGAAATTTATCACTCTTTTAATTCCCTCTGGGATGTAGATCATCCcgattatagatcagtatattatcgtaaaaaagctttaaatgatATGCTGGAAAAAGTCAATTTAACCCTTAAACTGGAAAACTCATACAATCTAGAGCAATTAGAAAAAACACTTTATCTTTTGCGTAAAGATTTTTCACAGGAAAAACTTAAAAGATTAAAGGAAAATCCTCTAAAAGATGAAGAACACGCCAGCGGCATGTCCtttgttttgtatgaaaaattagcACAATTTTTAGCTATAAATTTAGGACCATTTCGCTGTAACCATTGTCAGCTTATAGTGAAAACTTATGatcaatataaaatacataaagccAAACATGAGGGTACTCTACCTTTTATCTGTACATTGTGTGGTAAGGGTTTTCAAATGCCCGGCAATCTTACCATACATATAAGAAGACATAAACATGATTTTCCTTATTCCTGTGAGATTTGCAAAAAATCATTTGCCACTTCCACCGAGGTCAATATACACAAGCGTTCACATACCGGCGAAAGACCCTATAAGTGTGAATGGTGtgagaaaacttttaaaacctgGTCATTTTACGATCTCCATAGACGAACGACACATCTCAATCAATCGAATTTTCATTGCCCGATTTGTGATAAGGCCTTCTATGAACGTAATCGTTTTACGGATCATATGAATGTTCATCTAAATATACGTAAACATCAGTGTGATGAGTGTGGCAAGAGTTTTACTACGTTGGGGAATTTGAAGAAACATTGGAATTTACATGCCAATATGAAGAAATATAAGTGTCAAATATGTGACAAAAGATTTACACAAATTGCCAGTTTGCAATGGCATCGAAAGATGCAACATATGAATAGTGAAATTACAGCCTGaaatatttctaattaattaatgaaatgtctttttatttatgttttttttataaatatatttttaaagattagcCAGCAAAGtagtaaatatttagtttatgtttaatgtaaacaaaaaatagtattattaattttaattaatttaagtttttataaaagtattattttatattgattGTTAATTGTACTTAATTTAAGACTAAATGttgttaaaatcttaaaaccaaataaatgtgtgaacaaaataaaactacaaaacccacgacaattggatctccgctccggtacgacccgattctcaatcggccacAGGTTGTCAATTCAGCAACAGttgtatcaaccggaagtttttttcCCACAGGtaagaacatccagttacagccaatTTGTTACAACAACAGAACTTGAAAGACACTTTTCGAATAGAAAATTGACATAAAGAATACACTTTTCATATAGAAAGCCATCTATAGAAGTCGATTTCTTAATAGAAATTTACCTATACAagacttttttaatagaaagctAACACTAAGGGCGcggttttcagataaagataatccaaatttccaaaaattttcattttacaaaagtattacttgcaaaaaacagctgttcattgtttatgtttttgagtgaaaagttggcaatactaacaaagttaactaaacttaaatccaaaactgaaaaaacaaTCATCGATTAaaatccgcctaaatttgtttcgagtttaatctaacagcaagttaagcctactTTAACTAAGTAGTATTAAACCCTTCCTAAGAAGAAATCATTTTAGAGAAGACACTATTCTAATAGAAAACTTCCTATAGAAcccatttttgtaaaagaaaacccTACAATAGATGgagtttttcaaaaactataacctttatttatatttataatagaaaGATGagtgtctggtctatagtatagtctagtctttagtctagtttatagtctaatgtttaatatagtcaatagtttagtttataggatattctagtttattgtctagtgtttagtctatagtgtaatctataatctaaagtccagtctctaatctaatatatagtctagtttatagactagtctatattctagtctttagtatggactattgtctagtctttattgTTCTCTACAGTCTACTCTTTAGTATTTATTCTATTCgggttttcattttaaaaccgACACAAAACAattccataaaattttcaaaatatggcAACTCTAGTTTATTTCAAGAACCGTTATTTTAAaagcaacataaaaattaattaaaaacaaacattttgtaaatataagcaaaaagtaatttaaataaaaattaaaaatatatacttatattttatatttaacttataTTTATGCTTCTCTtgcttatatttttatttaatttcattatttttcaaaaatttcatattttttttagtactcATTTTTGCAACTACTCCCTTTTACTGCTGTATTCGCTGCTACAACGTCAAACAATCTTTGCTTGAAACGTCGGCAGCGTCAATCATCCGGCACCAAAATACATCGCTGCCGCTTGATAAGTTTTCTGCCGACTTCAAAAGAAATTCTGCTACTACAAAGCAACCCTACAATGTCTATCCAGTTGGTAACTCTTTTCAGTATAGAGAATTTTTCAGTGCTGTGAAGTTGTGTCCGCTAAGAAAAAATcaagtgaaaataattttaaattaaaatttaaataaataaaatagccaatttttaaaagaatttaagcaaagaatataaataaaaatataaactttaaaataaataacatatatataaagaaaatataaaattcctaATGGAATTTGAGTTTAACTAAAAAAGTCTCAACACTAATTGGGAACAAAGCCCCAGAAAAATTTGAACAAAGTGAAAAAATTccagttttctataagaaaaaccAGTTTTCAAGCAGCTACgccttaaaaattaattaaaggagaaactttattctttataaaaatacaaaattatagtcaattaatttatttagctgaaaaaaatcaataatgtctgtgccaaaaaataacttgaaaaaattaataactatGAAAAATAGCTGTGGGCGTTATTTAACATCGCTCCACAATGGATTTCTTCATCGTAGTTATCAAAAACATGATTTTAAAATATGGAGTCATGGCTGAGGAATCTTATTATTATAATCATCATTATCTTCCAaagtataatgaaattttaatgacCTTTTTCAACTCTTGCTTTTGTAtgtggttgttgttggttttggaTTTTTCTGTATCtggtaatttttttccaatagtatgtatgtattacataCAAAGAACGAAAGACCACGAAGaaacaacaccaacaaaaaaaaactcatcattacaatagttgttgtttttttatgttacaTCTAGAGTagtatttgtgtatgtattCTGGAATGAAAAGAAAACGACATAGAAAAATGCACTCATtattatatgtgtatatacatatatgaaagtatgcagtaaaacaacaacaaggagtAGATAAATTAGTCAGACACATATAAACATACTTAtagtgagaaaaaaaaaacgagtatGATTTTGTTAGTGTAAATGAGTTTTGTACATAACAAACCATCATAAAAAAAGGAAGTTTATTCAAGTGGATACTAGTACGATAATGGAATTTGAATGGGAGTGTTTTCCTGTTGCCATTTATTATAGAAATGCTTTGAAAAGGTAAgtcttataaatttataatatttatttatagaattaaagttttttttgttcaaaatttatgttaaaaagtcTTTCGAAGACAATTGCTGAAATAGTTTtcattacagttttttttaaagatttctgtagaaaagtttctttaacagAGAGTAAAAGAAAGTCTTCTTAagtgttttcttaagaaaagtgtcttctaatGAGTTGTCTTTACActagtgttttgttgttgtaacagttgtAACGGATAAAACTCAgctgatacagctgttgctggtTTGCAAATCTTTGATGGAGTATGACCCGGGTCGTTCCTGCGTGAAGTTGCATTTGTCGTGTTGAATCAGATtggttgttgtaacaggttggctgtaactggatgttcttatctggggaaaaaactttcggtagATACAGCTGTTGTtaagttgacaatctttgaccGATTGAGAATCGAGTCGCTCCCGAGCGGAGATCTAATTGTAATGGCAACGAACCAGATTAGTTGTGTATGGATGTTCTTTGCTAGGGTTGAACCAGATTGGTTgctgttgtaacaggttggctgtaactggataTTCTTatctggggaaaaaactttcggtagGGTAAAAACTTCCGCTGGTTTGCCAATCTTGGGCCGATTAAGAATCGGATTGTTTCGAAGCGGAGATCTGATTGTCGTGTGGACGGCAGTGTTTTGTAAAGatagttttcattaataaagttttttctttggaATAGTGTCATCCatacagttttctttataaaaatgttttctaaatacATTTCAAAGACGGTTTTATTTATGAAAGCgtcttctttagaaagttttcttcagaaaaacTTCTTATAAAGActgattttttagaaaagtgaCTGCTTAGAAagcttttgtttgaaaaaagtcTGTTAAACACCGCCTCCTTTCTAAAAGTATCTTATATACCCAAGTGTTTTTGGAAAAGTATCTTCTgagaataattttctttagacaaGTCTTCTAAAGATAACATTCTTCACaaaagtgtcttctatagacagttgtctttagaaaagtgtcctttaaagtttattttacttagaaaagtgtcttctaaagagaattttctttagaaaagagtTTTTAAAGAAGTTATCTCACAAAATATATCTTCTACcaacagtttctttacaaaagtgttttaacaggaaagttttctttagaaaattgcctTGTcagatatttttcttaaaaaaagtaactTGTTAAGAGAGTTTTCTTTAAGTCAGTGTTTAAAAGTCTTATACAGAaagttttaaagattattttacttagaaaagtgttttctaaagaatttctCTCACAAAATATCTCTTCTTCtgacagttttctttacaaaagtaCTTTatgagaaaagttttctttagaaaagtgttttgtCGGACAGTTTTCTCTAGAAATTTGCCCGTCaacatagttttctatagaaaactagctTTTTAAGAGAGTTTTCTTTAAGTCAGTGTTTAGAAGTTTTGTTCAGaaagttttccttaaaaaaattgtatttcggTGATAGTTTCTACTGAAAAAGTGTCTTGCtgaaatagttttctatagaaaactaacttGTTAAGAGAGTTTTCTTCAAGTCAGTGTTTAGAAGTCTTCTTTAGGAAGTTttccttataaaattgtatttcggTGAtagtttctattgaaaaagtttgttgctgaaatagttttctttaaaaaaaatgtatttcttagAAATATTTCTTCCAGAGAAAGTTTATGTTTAGGAAAGCTTCTTACAAGgacagtttttttagaaaagtgtcttgaaAGACAAATATGAGGCACTATTCTAAATAAATCTCTATATATTTGGAATAGTGTTTTAAGTTTGTCTCCCGGAgacaatattctttaaaaaaaccatCTTCcgtagacagttttctttacataaatatgttgttaacataaatttctttagaaaagtttgttgtaaacgaaatgttctttaaaaccaaaacaaacatATCTAATATCATTGATTAAACAATATCTTTTTCCTTTCCTCATTTTAGCTTAAATCTACctagaaaatcttttatttatacaaatgttcTGATTGCTACAAATGATATCTTAACCATGGGGTAAGTttacacttatttttttttataattttatattgttaggTATACCTAGGAATTCTTTTATCTTATTTCACACATCAAAtgttatcttaaaaataaacaaacaaatatgttgttataaaataaacaaacattaaataaacaacagcTGTGGTCGGCTGGTGGTTTTGAAAGTCGTTCTCTTAAAAGATTGATTACAAGTAAACATgggaaatatatacataaagatAATGTGAATCAGAGAGATtaacaaaatgtgttttttgtatATCATTTCAGTTGGAGAATTAACACAATTCTTAAGACAAGCTTTAGCTGAGATCGTTGGATGTTTTCTTTGTTCAAATGTTCATCAACTTTAAAGGATTTGGATCTGGTAC
The window above is part of the Lucilia cuprina isolate Lc7/37 chromosome 6, ASM2204524v1, whole genome shotgun sequence genome. Proteins encoded here:
- the LOC111683645 gene encoding uncharacterized protein LOC111683645 — translated: MSNILDSAINWQPDDYVLFRKCGEITISPDIQNIGFNCLFCTGVCLQSDLFLQHLQEQHKEQVFKLYEVENSNLTGEICITNPNNASDILLNISATNLKNTVITDNNAINITNQLAVEENQEIKENYIILNGMVNMPSHDLNLVNELTTSDLLTLTSANQDFENLITLNSFENLANNTTSNTCNTLTNSCTTTFTLPTNYCCTSASLASPDDNEYEIGDGEDSGIMLVQSPGCNSSDDGVCGGFSDCMSFTEDSSSKSSSTYLQTCSSPLPDYITQTIETDKSTDIKSSKSPKGKYIKTPAMLKALNNKDLIVYLLDVYRKNEKLWNPKHKDYKYNAHRNVYSELSQPLLREMKYSLTGEEIFGIIYELRGRYRRELHKFEARKGKHKTRLWYFDKMDFLRQTIEEKRKERNKNKDNEVENSKELTNRQILSSLLNLYRQYESLWNPHDMEYDICNKTKLFEEISEQLKENIKVIMTPEECKNEIQKLCIRYRKELRLLYKLKGLYLPKLWCFDEMDFLRNEMEEKIIKNLRKVTHPSANSLSQRHAFLKVSEINFDNLEQQLQFIEIYHSFNSLWDVDHPDYRSVYYRKKALNDMLEKVNLTLKLENSYNLEQLEKTLYLLRKDFSQEKLKRLKENPLKDEEHASGMSFVLYEKLAQFLAINLGPFRCNHCQLIVKTYDQYKIHKAKHEGTLPFICTLCGKGFQMPGNLTIHIRRHKHDFPYSCEICKKSFATSTEVNIHKRSHTGERPYKCEWCEKTFKTWSFYDLHRRTTHLNQSNFHCPICDKAFYERNRFTDHMNVHLNIRKHQCDECGKSFTTLGNLKKHWNLHANMKKYKCQICDKRFTQIASLQWHRKMQHMNSEITA